One Gadus morhua chromosome 13, gadMor3.0, whole genome shotgun sequence genomic window carries:
- the tfe3b gene encoding transcription factor E3b: protein MSSRVLLRQQLMREQAQEQERREAQQQASVSQLRPSDSTPAISVSLPPNTARPPPAQVPVEVLKVQTHLENPTKYHIQQAQRQQVKEYLSTTLGNTALTLSLGVPGVQQSSSAPEMAPTAHSAPNSPMALLNLGTNNNKEEIEDVIDDIISLESSFNDDIMTFIDSGLQLPSTLPGNLLDVYHSPGMAAPTLTASNSCPADLPNIKREIHDTDVKAIMKERQKKDNHNLIERRRRFNINDRIKELGGLIPKSSDPEMRWNKGTILKASVDYIRKLQKEQQRAKEVEMRQKKLEHANHSLLLRIQELEMQARLNGVPGGLTSDPSLFQQQHSSQNGQHLSAAGGAVSNHTLLSLEAAAIGQGVPASFLSPPSSESPVGVTLSSPLDLGSLSFAELDEAEASGLYPDVSLSSILMDEGCTLSPEREGDPPFLPSVPRCLQEQPRYGRGTCDRLPALVEDRTPSLSG from the exons ATGTCGTCCCGCGTGTTGCTGAGGCAGCAACTAATGCGAGAGCAAGCCCAGGAACAGGAGAGACGCGAGGCCCAGCAACAAGCTTCCGTTTCCCAGCTCAGACCATCAGACTCCACCCCTGCTATTTCAGTGTCACTGCCCCCAAACACAGCCCGGCCTCCCCCAGCGCAGGTTCCTGTGGAGGTGCTCAAA GTGCAAACTCACCTAGAGAACCCCACTAAATACCACATCCAGCAGGCTCAGAGGCAACAGGTCAAGGAGTACCTCTCCACCACTCTGGGTAATACTGCACTAACCCTAAGTCTGGGGGTACCCGGTGTGCAACAATCCAGCTCTGCCCCAGAGATGGCTCCTACCGCACACAGCGCTCCGAACAGCCCCATGGCTCTGCTTAACCtgggcaccaacaacaacaaagaagaa ATCGAGGATGTGATCGATGACATCATCAGCCTTGAGTCCAGCTTTAATGATGACATCATGACGTTTATTGACTCGGGTCTTCAGTTGCCTAGCACG CTCCCTGGGAATCTTTTGGATGTATACCATAGCCCAGGAATGGCAGCTCCTACCTTGACTGCCAGCAATTCCTGTCCTGCCGATCTTCCAAACATTAAAAGGGAAATTCACG ATACAGATGTCAAAGCAATTATGAAGGAGAGGCAGAAAAAAGACAACCATAATCTCA TTGAGAGGAGGCGAAGATTTAACATCAATGACCGCATCAAGGAGCTTGGAGGTCTAATACCCAAATCCAGTGATCC GGAGATGCGCTGGAACAAGGGCACCATCCTCAAGGCCTCAGTGGACTACATCAGGAAGCTGCAGAAAGAGCAGCAGCGAGccaaggaggtggagatgcGTCAGAAAAAGCTGGAGCACGCGAATCATAGCCTCCTGCTACGCATCCAG GAACTGGAGATGCAGGCTCGCCTCAACGGAGTCCCCGGCGGCCTGACGTCggacccctccctgttccagcagcagcacagctCTCAGAACGGCCAGCATCTGTCCGCCGCTGGCGGTGCAGTCTCTAACCACACCCTCCTCAGCCTGGAGGCAGCCGCCATAGGCCAGGGTGTCCCAGCCTCCTTCCTGTCCCCGCCCTCCTCAGAGTCCCCGGTGGGGGTCACCCTCAGCAGCCCCCTTGACCTGGGGAGCCTGAGCTTCGCTGAGCTGGACGAGGCTGAGGCCTCAGGCCTCTACCCGGACGTCAGCCTGAGCTCCATCCTCATGGACGAGGGGTGCACCCTGTCTcccgagagggagggggaccccccttttctcccctctgtcccccggTGCCTCCAGGAGCAGCCTCGATATGGACGAGGGACTTGTGACAGGCTCCCGGCGTTGGTTGAGGATCGCACACCATCACTCTCCGGGTAA
- the gnl3l gene encoding guanine nucleotide-binding protein-like 3-like protein, whose product MSKTKKKKAKRIALHGKSRPTEGNKSEGLGRLKQKSPSSMRRVKDHKKPEEIGKQRLLQLQEKQRISKEQQLIKRKSLNSFQDDILQRQKDFEIKEVEMQNLEKHVNFENENSRKAYFREFKKVVEASDVILEVLDARDPLGCRCPQVEQAVIQSGTNKKIVLVLNKIDLVSKEIVEKWIKYLRNEFPTVAFKSSTQLQNKNLKRSNVPVTQATVELLNSSACVGADCLMKLLGNYCRNLDIKTAITVGVVGFPNVGKSSLINSLKRSRSCSVGATPGMTKCLQEIHLDKHIKLLDCPGIVMATSTSDAAMILRNCVKIELLVDPLPPVEAILRRCNKPQIMEFYGVPDFRTPLEFLALLAKRQGKLKKGGLPDCDKAAKSVLIDWTGGRISYFTHPPETHTLPTHVSAEIVTEMGKAFDWDELEKGNQEVLAESSTVQMGFCMETAGMTQGFPAEGGCDLAMEGALVEDLELRDETESMDDDQDAEFGPMTVEMKSVKAKSSASTEAAPKPVDLKDILYVDPLHQGQALQAAGKKRKKQQKRADKLATKLSDTLTSAMNFSF is encoded by the exons ATGTCGAAAACAA aaaaaaaaaaggcaaagcgCATCGCCCTCCACGGGAAATCCAGG CCAACCGAAGGGAACAAAAGCGAAGGTTTGGGGAGGCTAAAGCAAAAAAGCCCTTCATCGATGAGGCGTGTTAAAGACCACAAGAAGCCAGAAGAAATTGGGAAGCAACGG CTTCTGCAGCTCCAGGAAAAGCAGAGAATCTCAAAAGAACAACAACTGATAAAGAGAAAGAGTCTCAATAGTTTTCAGGATGACATCTTGCAGCGACAGAAAGATTTCGAGATCAAG gAAGTGGAGATGCAGAATTTGGAGAAGCATGTCAATTTTGAAAATGAGAATTCAAGAAAGGCCTATTTCAGAGAATTCAAAAAG GTGGTGGAGGCGTCCGATGTGATCTTAGAGGTCCTGGATGCACGCGACCCTCTGGGATGTCGGTGCCCGCAGGTGGAGCAGGCCGTCATCCAGAGTGGGACGAACAAGAAAATAGTCCTGGTGTTGAATAAAATCG ATCTGGTCTCAAAGGAAATAGTTGAGAAATGGATCAAGTATCTACGCAATGAGTTTCCCACTGTGGCTTTCAAATCCTCCACTCAGCTACAGAACAAGAACTTG AAGCGCAGCAATGTGCCGGTGACCCAGGCCACCGTAGAGCTCCTCAACAGTAGTGCCTGTGTGGGAGCTGACTGCCTGATGAAACTGTTGGGGAACTACTGCCGCAACCTGGACATCAAGACGGCGATCACGGTCGGTGTTGTCG GTTTTCCCAACGTGGGAAAAAGCAGCTTAATTAACAGTCTAAAGCGATCGCGGTCCTGCAGTGTTGGGGCCACACCTGGTATGACAAA GTGCCTTCAGGAAATACATCTGGACAAACACATAAAGCTTCTAGATTGCCCTGGCATTGTCATGGCTACTTCCACATCTGATGCAGCAATGATTCTACGGAACTGTGTGAAAATCGAGCTTCTAGTCGACCCCCTTCCCCCTGTGGAAGCCATTCTCAGACGCTGCAATAAACCTCAG ATCATGGAGTTTTATGGGGTTCCAGACTTTCGCACACCCCTGGAGTTCTTGGCACTACTTGCCAAACGCCAAGGCAAACTGAAGAAGGGGGGATTGCCCGACTGTGACAAAGCAGCAAAGAGCGTCTTAATCGACTGGACAGG AGGAAGGATCAGTTACTTCACACACCCTCCAGAGACCCATACTCTCCCCACCCATGTCAGTGCAGAGATTGTTACAGAGATGGGCAAAGCGTTTGACTGGGACGAACTTGAGAAAGGAAATCAGGAAGTTCTTGCAG AATCATCCACGGTCCAAATGGGATTCTGCATGGAAACAGCTGGGATGACGCAAGGTTTTCCAGCTGAGGGAGGGTGTGACTTGGCGATGGAGGGGGCCCTTGTCGAAGACCTAGAACTAAGAGATGAAACTGAATCTATGGACGATGACCAAGACGCAGAG TTTGGACCAATGACCGTGGAGATGAAATCTGTTAAGGCCAAATCCAGTGCCTCTACAGAGGCAGCACCCAAACCTGTTGATTTGAAGGATATCCTGTATGTAGACCCTCTGCACCAAGGCCAGGCACTTCAGGCTGCcgggaagaagaggaaaaagcAGCAGAAAAGAGCAG ATAAACTTGCCACCAAACTCTCTGATACGTTGACCTCTGCAATGAATTTTTCATTTTAA